The genomic stretch gattttgtgaAATAGTTGACAGACGATGAATAAATGAAAAGGTGTTCATTTAATGTTTATTTAGCATCTTAGTAATGTTCATAAACTGTATAATGTTTATTTAGCATCTTAGTAATGTTAATAAACAGTattgttttaaaatcaattttaatataaatctaaTTCTATAACTAGTTTGAAAATATAGTTAGTTTTAATATAAATTCAATTCTCCTTCAATACCAACTTAGGGTTAATCATATCTAAACCGGATGAAGTCATGGCGTATGTACTCAACCGTTTTATGGCTAGCATAAATTCAGAAAAGTTGTTCTTTTTACCGTTTAATACTTGCAACAGATTAGACTTTAATTCTAAATTCatctattataatttttcatatttttacatTGTGTAGAAAGTTTTCATCTCACATTTGTTTTGCCTTACAGTGGACATTGGTTGTTGGTCGCGATTAATCCTATCAGTGAAGTTGTATATTTTCTGGATTCCTTACAAAATCCAGTTAGTACATACAAAGCTATGAAGAAGTTGGTTGATATGTAagtgagattgttctaaatattcgtgtgtatatttatttatttatgggaaTTGTTTTAAATTATGTGTTTATGTGTTATTAGCGTTATACAAGTTTTTCGAGCACAAAGAGGAAGTCAAGTACCAAAGAGTAAAGCCAACAACATCACATGGATTCGAGTGGaggtatattaattaattatcacaTTTTTTATTATATCAATAGTGATGATACGTGATAAAACTTAGGCCTTATCCATATTTTCTTTCCATGTGTAGTGTCCTGGGCAGCGTAATGAAGTAGATTGCGATTTTTACATGTTGCAGTTTATGATAGAAATTCTTCTTTCGAATCAAATAGAGATTCCGTCCAAGGTatcactactagaaatttggcctacggccacgctaaaattttccacagctcagaaactgtggccacatatatgatttggccatggttatcaaagcgtagacgtatgttatagaatattgaatccggagtgtaAAACTGTGGCCTGTACTTCAACTACCACGGTTAGACAACTGCAGATATTTTTAGTCGCAAAAGGAAAATCGCGGCCTTAGAATTTTGACTACAAACTGTGGCCCAAGCCTAAAAAATTTTATCGCGTCAAATTTTCCCTCTTTTCGTTTCCCTCAAATTTTTTGTTTCcctccttttattattattattattattattattattattatattaaaaattaaataaaaattaattaattaaaatgaaagaagagaCCCAAGTATCAACTTCAAGCAAAAGGAAACCAAAATCCAGCGTAAAACCCTAATCCCAATTGTTCAACCTTCAACAAACCTGGAAACAAAATCCTTCTCCTCCAAATCCAACctgataaaaaattgaaaaagtataTACAAGGATCCTCTTTCTCATTCCTTCCTCGCGTAACCTAATTCCTCCTACCTTTCTCGCGTAACCTAATTCCAACCTCCTTCCTCGCGTCTCCTATGTTCCACTTCTCTGCGGCATTCTTCGATTCTCCGTTTCGGTACGATCCTCTTCTCCACTTCTCCGCTTCGGTACGAGCCTCTTCTCTGCTTCTCCTCTTCTCCTCTTCTAACGTTTCTTTCATGATTTTCTGTTACAAGGATGCATGTAGTTCATCTGCGTTGATCTAATCTAGATTTTGTTTTGCAGATTTGATTCCTTTGTTGAGGTACCAACAAAAGCTTCCCGTTGTCAATTATTTGTGCTAACAGGGTAGGGTTTCATTTTTATCTGTATTGTTATAACTGTTGTGTTTCTTAAGGTTACATTTTGTTAAGGAGATTTGAAACCGAGTGGGTTGAGGTGAGTAACTAAGCTTGAAGGTCTTGACAATGAGAGTGGTACTGAGTAGTGATTTTTTGTTGCAGGATTGGAAAATAGGTCAAGCTTTTGGATGCTGATATTAATTATTGAACAATATTTCTTCTTTTTAATGTATATTTGTGAGTATGTTGGGGTTGGTTCTTCAATAGTATGATTCTATTTGCAACTCGGCTAAATCAAAATATTAGACCTATTTGATTGAAGAACCAGATTTATTACAAAGCATGCCCGgaaaactaatattttatttacttttttaggATGATACAATTACAATGAAGAATGATAAAGGACCGGAGCTGCATAAAGAGAGATTCAAAAATAAGGTAAAAAAAAACACTAGCATTTCAATTTTCAGACAATGATTATATTGATACTGTAAAGTTTAATATAAATCTTGAATGGCAGAAACGTGGAAAACAAGTTTATGTTTCATTTCCGCCTCCTCCACCACCGATAATCGTGGTAATGTATTTTGTACTAGATctatttttcctttgtttcaCTCAATTTGAGTTTATGTTTGTAATCTTAGTTAGTTGGAATGGACATGTATTGGATTAGGCTAATTTGCGTGATATGAGCTGGTCATATTGATCATTCTGCTAGAGTCATGAAAGTGATAACATGGAATAGGTCTTTCAAGGGTGTGTCAAACGGAGAGGGTGCTATAGAACTGAAATTTCTCTAATGTATGCTCTACCTATAGCTTTTTTGATCTCCCTTCCCTGGTCTTCAACAATATTCTGCATCTCTTTTgtgatttttgtttgttgtttgtttattttttattactaatACATGTTTAACTTCAATCTCTCGGGAAAACGAGGAAATATTTGAAAGGAAGGGTGCATAATACATTTGATTCTTTCTTTTTTGACTGCGATTATCTTGTTGGAACGCTGCTGAAGAAGCAAGGTTAAGGGAGGAATTTGAGAGGGAGGGAAGAAAACTTCCTCCTAAAGAAGAGTCACAAACTTTTGATTCAAATGTAATCACGCCTGGCACCGAATTCATGGCTGTTTATCAATTGCACttcaatactatttttttaatcatttcatGGTTTGTTATAACTACTTGATGTATTTGAGTAATATGCTTTATTAATCATGTAAATTAATCATGTGCTATATGTTTTACATTTATAACATGTGTGTGATTTTCTGCATGTCGATTGCTACAATGGAGTAGTCTCTAAACCTCAGTTGGTATCAGCTACTTATTGAAGTTTTATTTTCAAGTGGAAATTACACCATATCGTATTTTAAGAACCTTATAAATCTATGATTTAATTGCTTAAAAAAGGAATTGCAGGTTTTATGTGTGCATTTCCGACCCTCTGAAGATGCTCCTGCTACTCTGTGGTGAGAAATACTTATGAATAATAGTCTTGAAATGTATGACAGGACACCAAAAGAAATCTAAGCACTGGAAGAATTGAAATGCTTATTTAGTTCATGATGCTTTTTAATTGAGCTAatgattttgtatatttttaattttttttttgtttactgTTGTTTTCCAGCTTTCTGCAGCCGGCTGATAGTAATAATACAGAGCTTCAACAATGGTTGTGCAAGGAGAAAGTTAGGTAGGTTACTTGTATGATATTTCGTAGAAATTTTTCAGGATGGATATTAGTTTCTTTTAGATTTAGTTGTTTCTGTTTGTAAAGTTTTTCCCTTGATGTGTTTGAAGTAACCGGCATCGTGTATTTCATTACCCTAATTATGATTTACCATTTCACATTTGGCATGCTACACACAAGGTGCAAATCTTTGAGTGCTTGAACCTCCTTATGCCGAAAGGCCCCAATTATCTATCAGAAATGACAAGATGATCTTTTTAATTGAAAATCAATAATTCATTGATGACTTTTTGATAGTGTTGCAGGCAGACTTCATTATCTTTATCTTTACAGGGTCTTGTGAGTATTTTTAGTACCTCGTTCTATAGCATTTCATGTGACAAAGGGAGTAAAAAAGGAGGAACTTGCTACCAGATTGACAGAGGCAGACCTTTCCTCATCTACCATAAAACGACTCAGTGAGCTTGAAGAAAACGTTGGGAAGTTAGAGTCAAAACTCAATGTGATGCCTCCTGAGAAAGAGGAGCTACTGAATGTTGCAGTTTGTCGTGTGGATGTCGTGGAAGCAGAGCTCATTGCAGCGAAGAAGGTAACTATGTTTCatttcaaatcaaattatatatcATGTATAATCATTTTCCTACATTGTGAAGGAATTTTTTAACTTAAGGTGTGCATTATGGTATTAGTGTATGCTAGATTGATCAGCAATTTGTTATGTATGTAAAGCAGTGTGTTCAACTTTCTAAACAGGCTTTGTACGAGGCTTTAATAAGACAAGAAGAAATTTTGGCTTACACAGACAGACACGGAAAAAGCAAATTCAAGGCAAGTCAAAGGTTAAGGCATTTTTTCTAGTTTATCAATATAAAGTAATCAAATTATTGTTATGCTTCATGGGAATTCTTTAAAAATGTGTTCATTTTGTTTGTAAAGCAGTGCTGGAAAAGTGACAGTGTACAGGACAGTTAGTGGCTATCTCTCACTTTGTGTGTGCGCGCGAGTGTACGACTAGGAGATTAGATTGACATGTACAATAATGTTGATTCTGTATGATCGTTTTCAATACTTCATTTGAATGCTTGGGTATTGAATAATATTACATCCACACATGTAATGACATATACTGACATATTTATGTCAATTTGCTTGTAATATTAATCTTGGGTATTGAATAATATTAATCTTCagtgtgttctttatcttttcttgcaCTTTATCATTATCACAAGGTCAAAGTTCTCACCTTGCTAATGTTTTTGATAATGAAGATGATAAGCAAAGATCTTTTTACTCTTCTCTTTGTGTACAAAGAATGGGATGCTCTGCCTCGGGAGAGGAGGAATAAGTGGTGTTGGGAAAACAGCATCAATGCTAAATGTATGATAAATGGTGTTGATGTTAGGTATAGTTTGAATTCTGTTAGTGAAGTTAGTTTAGAAGTTAaactattttcttcttcttttgaataTGATTTGTGGGCTGCTGAGTGGTTGTGTGCAGggagttgatttttgtttgatgtgCATTGTGTTGTTATGGTTGGCTGGATGAATTTTAATGTGCCTTCACTCTGATTTTTTGTCTTAAGCAAGTGTAGGTTCTGACTTTGGTTTATGTTTTTTCTATCAAGTGCAGGGCTATTGAAGGCTTTCTTGAACTTTTTCTTCTGTTGTTTGCAAGAAAATGAGTCTTGGAAGAGAATGCAGTAGCTGCTGAAGAAAAGAAGTGTGATAATAACTGTTTGAGAAGTAATGGTAGATAGCTTAGGGATTTATAATTTGGGAAGTTAGTTTTAGATGCATAGGTTCTGTTATTGTGGATTCAGTTTTCTGTTTGAGAACTACATGGCAGCTGGCTAGGTTAACATGTATTTTCAATCATTCaacaaaatattgaaatatttgTATCATTTGATGCAGCTGGTAATAATTATTGGTTTTTGATTATTAATACATgtgcatttatatatatatatatatatatatatatatatatatatatatatatatatatatatatatatatatataatatgataCAGAAATAAACTGTGGCAAGATTAATGatttagaatgcataacatataaccacggttttaaataggtggtcataaccaaaccgtggctatatcttaaACTAATATTGTGTCGTAAACATTAaaatgaaaccgtggctttaccatatagtCACAGTTTTTAAGTCATGGCAAgtacaaaccgcggccttaatcaagctacctaaactgtggcctaaaaaagccacggttgtaaaaaaggcgtggtctataccaaaaaaccgtggactttactttaggccacggccgtatactccacagttggatttccgtggccaaaccgtggcctaatcgttacgccacggttattttgcatatagcctcggttttctgggcgtggcaggaggccttttttcctgtagtgtatggatttctaacttaagagttattttaatatttaacacatatttctcatataattaaatagttttaacttaaacataccatgttatattattttgtagtactttgatgacttcaaGTGTGCTACTTACTCAAAATCTAAGTTGGATGAACTTTAGGAGGAGTGGTGTCAATTCATGATTGAGTTGAAAGTTGTATAGGTATATTGGAATCTTACTataattgatgagaattttgagtatAGCCAAGTGCATGTTGCAATATTTGATTTATCTACATAGATTATTTAGTGATGTGTAGGCCGTTTGAAATACATTCGTGGCAAATGTAGAATGGTTTTATGTACACTAATGTAGAATGTTTTTCacctttatattattttgtttttggttttctattattctgttttgtgattgtaATGGTTTGATGCAATTGTAGGATATTGAAGGGTAAAAAGGTTAGCTGGCAACAAGAAAAAGTAGATATTTAGCATCCTTTTGACTTGTGtaaaaaataacaatgttttGGATGATGCAAATTTTTTCATTGAATTGgatgtaattttgttgttgtttattaatatattcttagcatataaaaaatacaaagtttattcgtagatatatatatatatatatatatatatatatatatatatatatatatatataatatatatattcttagcatcttagctctgaaaaatagagttttttgttgtttatatgtgaaatttgtaatggtaTATACAGGTGCAAAATGTGGTGAAAACCTGGGGCAAGCCTTTTTTAAATAGATGCATCTAAAAATTTCGTGGacattagacagcgctttaaaaGAGAAGTGCTGCCTaaaatgtaataccccgtattaaattaaatgctctaatgttattaactGACATTGAGGTTTCActaattggtacattagagatacttagGACATTTAAGTTAGAAGTGCAAACTTAAGAATATAGTCTTATATTCTTTcctcttttgcttttcttcttcattgcaACATAAACAAGGTtctagagagaagaagtagagagaaggaagagcaagaggagaaaagaggaaaaagcttggatcttcaccatttctccgccgaatcaactcatcttcatcatcaacgacttgtaatcgaggtgggttctagttagaaacttatagttttgatttatggatgaaaTCATAAGTTGAGAAATTGGGGTTTTTGGTAAAAATCTTAGGGTTTGACACAATCTAAGAGATTGATGTTTGTTGCTGCTAATATATCCTGAGTAGAGACCATATATGTTGTTCTATGCTTTAGTATGAATTTGGAACAGGTTTGAGTATGGAGATGGTTGGATTAAACCATGGGAAAAGCAAGAAAACAGATCTGGAACTTCTGATTTCGCGCGCTTCGCCGAACGAACGATAGGTGGCGGCGCGAATCATGCAGAAGGATTATGGGGTTTGGTTCTGTtaacagtacgcggcgcgtacaaggcttcgcggcgcgaacactgcGAGTCTGTGAGGTTTGCCACTGCCTGAGGTTGGCGGCGCGAACAACAGttagcggcgcgaactgaagccttTTCTTAGCAAATTTTAGTTGAATGAGATAAAACTGtttcgatcataacttttgaaccataactctgttttaatcaccgttcgaagtggtaggaagctagaagcgtgtactttctagtagtgtaggttttgggatcgAAAGAAGAATTATTTAATCGGGAATCGGGAAAAATAGTTTGATTCCTCGAGTTGTTTTATCGTTCGGAATTATGTGAACGGTATACTTTTAGCATATTGATTAATTGCTATATAGTTGTGATAACTTGCCATTTGTTTACAGGAAAATGATAAAAATTGTTGGTTGCCTTTGGTGTAACCTAGTATATTGTATTTGTTTGGGTGAATCCTATTGCAGGAGGATTGGTATACTTCATCGTATACAAATATGTAGCAAGAGGTTTGAATAACTACATGGGTTATACGAATAAGAGattaagtgaggaaaactaggatttgttaggttatgtagcttaacaaagagtACCTAAGATGAACATTATGTGGAACATACGTGTATttagaatcttatgaggaaaggctaacaggcctagtgatttgcgtgagcgaTCACCAATGTATGAAGGGCTAACATGCCTAGTGGTTTGCGTGGGCGATtaccattgtatgatgtattaatcggaaccattgtatttcttttttttccttttttttcctttgaatgcaaAAGAGGCATTctatgtgcagagaggcactgtgcagagaggcactgtgcagagaggcactaataatcttggcaggtttgattcccgcctttgtgtacgaatggaacctaagggtagagacttgtgatggtgtacgggccatgtgaagtgacgattcatgggggaaggctcatgaatccgaatccatttcatatgtcaagattttccaaaggatccatgactcgtgccacctcctagacgtagaaggggacgggaatagagggatgccttggtattggtttccgattagtaatcttgtgtttgagttgttgaactctaagtatgattccatataatgttagtatgtgaactcaaggtctagttccttgtctTGATTTGAGAGTGATAGGATAGAACCTTGTAAAtccgagaggacccataagatagggaactcactgagattattttatctcaccccattatatattgatttcaggtacttcAGTTTCCGCTAAGGGTAAGGAGAAGGCAGTTGACTTccttatgcttctgttattttagGCATGGcaaagcttccgttgtggagttcctttgagatcattgtttgatctagttcttagaaatttcattttgaacatcttgtatgtattatgccattgtgtagaacttttgtattagggcattaatatgtataatgtgttgactaggaacttattggtatttcagtaccaaatacttggattcatgtatatttatatgatttgatgcatgtaattatatatgggtgttacagttggtatcagagcaggtcgtatcctcgaccttgccatgagatattataagtgtttcttcTGTCCAAtatgtgttgtgttcccatgatttttgttgtgttatgactatggtattgagcctgatcaacttaatcccattttcatgacctccaggaacatggtgGACGAACGCAGGACTTGTGGTTGACCCCCACACTCAACCCCCACAAGTGAATCAACCGAATGGCGGTGAGAATATTCCgtggccccagttcatgcaacagatgcaacaccACCAGAATCAGTTCACgttgcagatgatgcaacagatgaatggcggtcataatgttccagtGGTTGTACCCGAAGCTGCAGGTGCGACTTATaaggatttcattcgcatgaatcctccggaatttcatggcgGATTAGATCCTATTAAGGCACAcgagtgggtggccaatgtggaaggaatctttgagatcgtgcattgtagtgaagaggaCAAGGTGGTGCTGCTTCTCATTCGCTAAAAGGTCCAGCTATGAGATGGTGTAAGAGTGCTTCTGCGTTGATGACTATTCAAGAAGTACCTAAGGAGTGGGttaatttcaagaccacttttatggagaaatatttTCCTAGTTCCCTGAGGATTAAAAGGGAATTGGAGTTCCAACAGTTAAGGCAGGAGAATATGTCGGTGGCTACTTATGTTGAGAAGTTTGAAATTCTGGCTGCTTATTCTAGGCAGGCCgggtatgctcctgatgagagttggaaggtggaccagtttttgtttggtttaagggctgagATTTCGCATAGTGTGTCCTAGAGGGAGTTCACTACCTATACGGAGTTGTTGTtacaatgttatgtggctgagaccagtttgaagaaagttcaagc from Vicia villosa cultivar HV-30 ecotype Madison, WI linkage group LG4, Vvil1.0, whole genome shotgun sequence encodes the following:
- the LOC131595770 gene encoding uncharacterized protein LOC131595770 isoform X2, whose protein sequence is MKNDKGPELHKERFKNKKRGKQVYVSFPPPPPPIIVVLCVHFRPSEDAPATLCFLQPADSNNTELQQWLCKEKVRQTSLSLSLQGLVSIFSTSFYSISCDKGSKKGGTCYQIDRGRPFLIYHKTTQ
- the LOC131595770 gene encoding uncharacterized protein LOC131595770 isoform X3; protein product: MKNDKGPELHKERFKNKKRGKQVYVSFPPPPPPIIVVLCVHFRPSEDAPATLCFLQPADSNNTELQQWLCKEKVSNRHRVFHYPNYDLPFHIWHATHKVQIFECLNLLMPKGPNYLSEMTR
- the LOC131595770 gene encoding uncharacterized protein LOC131595770 isoform X5, with protein sequence MKNDKGPELHKERFKNKKRGKQVYVSFPPPPPPIIVVLCVHFRPSEDAPATLCFLQPADSNNTELQQWLCKEKVSVAGRLHYLYLYRVL
- the LOC131595770 gene encoding uncharacterized protein LOC131595770 isoform X6, whose protein sequence is MKNDKGPELHKERFKNKKRGKQVYVSFPPPPPPIIVVLCVHFRPSEDAPATLCFLQPADSNNTELQQWLCKEKVRVL
- the LOC131595770 gene encoding uncharacterized protein LOC131595770 isoform X4; protein product: MKNDKGPELHKERFKNKKRGKQVYVSFPPPPPPIIVVLCVHFRPSEDAPATLCFLQPADSNNTELQQWLCKEKVSNRHRVFHYPNYDLPFHIWHATHKADFIIFIFTGSCEYF
- the LOC131595770 gene encoding uncharacterized protein LOC131595770 isoform X1, coding for MKNDKGPELHKERFKNKKRGKQVYVSFPPPPPPIIVVLCVHFRPSEDAPATLCRLIVIIQSFNNGCARRKLVTGIVYFITLIMIYHFTFGMLHTRQTSLSLSLQGLVSIFSTSFYSISCDKGSKKGGTCYQIDRGRPFLIYHKTTQ